Part of the Streptomyces europaeiscabiei genome is shown below.
GCCTGGCGGGAGCAGGGGACCAGCCGGCCACAAGGGACTGGGCGGGCGCAGGAGACCAGCCGAGCGCAAGGAACCAGCCGAGCGCAGGAGACCAGCCAGGCGCAAGGAACCGGGCGGGCGCAGGAGACCAGCCAGGCGCAAGGAACCGGGCGGGCGCAGGAGACCAGCCAGGCGCAAGGAACCGGGCGGGCGCAGGAGACCCGGAGAGTGTGGAGGGGGACCTGGCGGGAGCGCCGGGCCGTTCGGCCGTCCCCGAGTTCGCGGTCTCCTCGGACTTCACCGATCTGCTCCAGGACATCGAGGCCGTGTCGCTGGCGCTTCGCGAGCCCGTCGAGATCGAGGCGGTGCGTGTGCTCGCCGCCGCCTCCCGCACAGAGAGCGGTGTGCCCATACATGAGTGAACGCCCCGCCGCCGTCCGGTCCGCCATCGTGCTCGGTGGTTCCCTCGCCGGCATGCTCGCGGCCCGTGCCCTGGCCGGGTTCGTGGACGAGGTCACGGTCGTCGAGCGGGACGCGCTGCCCGAGCGGCCCGGTCCACGCCGGGGTCTGCCGCAGGCCCGCCACGCCCACATGCTGTGGTCGGGCGGGGCCCAGGCCGTGGAGGAGCTGGTGCCCGGTACCACCGAGCGGCTGCTGGCGGCCGGGGCACACCGGCAGGCGGTCACCACGGACATGGTGATCCTGTCGCCGCAGGGCTGGTACCGGCGCTGGCCCGTGTCCCACCACAACCTCCTGGCCGGGCGGGACCTGCTGGACGCGACCGTCCGTACGGCGGTGCTGGCCGACGACCGTGTCGACCTGCTGGAGCGCACCGAGGTGCTCGGGCTCGTCGGCGGCGAGGCGGCCGTGACCGGGGTACGGGTGCGCCAGGACGACGGCACCGAGCGTGTCCTCGAAGCCGGGCTGGTCGTCGACGCCACCGGCCGTTCCTCCCGCGCACCTCACTGGCTCGCGGCGCTCGGCCTGCCCGAGCCGGAGAAGCGGGAGGTCGACTCCGGTCTCGCGTACGCCAGCCGGGTCTTCCGCGCGCCGGAGGGGGCCCGGCGTGGGTTCCCGGTGGTCGCCGTTCAGGCCGACGCGCGGCGGCCGGGGCCCGGCCGGTCCGCCTTCCTGGTGCCCATCGAGGACGGGCGGTGGATCGTCATGCTGTCCGGGACGCGAGGTGGCGAACCCTCCCCCGACAACGACGACTTCGTACGGTACGCCCGGGAGGAGCTGCGGCATCCGCTCATCGGCGAACTGATCGCCGGGGCC
Proteins encoded:
- a CDS encoding NAD(P)/FAD-dependent oxidoreductase; this translates as MSERPAAVRSAIVLGGSLAGMLAARALAGFVDEVTVVERDALPERPGPRRGLPQARHAHMLWSGGAQAVEELVPGTTERLLAAGAHRQAVTTDMVILSPQGWYRRWPVSHHNLLAGRDLLDATVRTAVLADDRVDLLERTEVLGLVGGEAAVTGVRVRQDDGTERVLEAGLVVDATGRSSRAPHWLAALGLPEPEKREVDSGLAYASRVFRAPEGARRGFPVVAVQADARRPGPGRSAFLVPIEDGRWIVMLSGTRGGEPSPDNDDFVRYAREELRHPLIGELIAGAEPLGDVAFTRSTANRRWFYERMSRRPENFAVIGDALAVYNPVYGHGMAVAAQSALALRDVIRRQGWGSPGLARRIQKAVARPVGVAWDLATGQDVFYEGATKAGPTRRDRLVAAYVNRLLLTATGNGRIARRLTDVTSLERGPEVLLTPGVLLAAAAGPLRPRLEEAPLTPEERKAAGL